One window of the Anomalospiza imberbis isolate Cuckoo-Finch-1a 21T00152 chromosome 12, ASM3175350v1, whole genome shotgun sequence genome contains the following:
- the IL17C gene encoding interleukin-17C, with protein MEKHADTRLALPPCRVPGTATATATATATATATATATATATATGWLCVLALLAALGQCRGLRRPGGGSAPSAVRCYSGAELGDEAPAQLLGRSLRWDRHVSVQLVPQLERLEAGGARRLRRQRPLGCPALSLRAGLRSEPHERSISPWRYRIDEDENRYPRKLAFAECLCSGCVDVKTGRETTSLNSVTIHQTMLVLRRKPCPRPAGPGLVALEVDYIRVPVGCTCVLPRTAR; from the exons ATGGAGAAACACGCGGACACgcggctggcactgccaccgtGCCGTGTGCCTGGCACCGCCACTGCCACcgccactgccactgccaccgccactgccactgccactgccaccgccactgccactgccacc ggctggctgtgtgtcctggccctgctggcgGCGCTGGGGCAGTGCCGGGGGCTGCGGCGCCCCGGGGGCGGCTCCGCGCCCTCCGCCGTGCGCTGCTACAGCGGGGCCGAGCTGGGGGACGAGGCTCCGGCGCAGCTGCTGGGCCGCAGCCTGCGCTGGGACCGCCACGTGTCCGTGCAGCTGGTGCCGCAGCTGGAGCGGCTGGAGgccggcggggcccggcggctgcggcggcagcgcccgctCGGCTGCCCCGCGCTGTCGCTGCGCGCCGGGCTCCGCAGCGAGCCCCACGAGCGCTCCATCTCCCCGTGGCGCTACCG CATCGACGAGGACGAGAACCGCTACCCGCGCAAGCTGGCCTTCGCCGAGTGCCTGTGCAGCGGCTGCGTGGACGTGAAAACCGGCCGGGAGACGACGTCGCTCAACTCGGTGACCATCCACCAGACCATGCTGGTGCTGCGGCGCAAGCCGTGCCCGcggcccgcggggccggggctggtgGCGCTGGAGGTGGATTACATCCGAGTGCCCGTGGGCTGCACCTGCGTCCTGCCCCGCACGGCGCGCTGA
- the CYBA gene encoding cytochrome b-245 light chain produces the protein MGQIEWAMWANEQALAAGLILLTGGIVAVAGQFKGWYFAAYSIAAGVLVCLLEYPRSKRKKGSTMERCGQKYLTAVVKLLGPLTRNYYIRAVLHAALAVPAGFLLSTILGTVCLGIASGIYLLAAVRGEEWRPIEQKPRERPQVGGTIKQPPSNPPPRPPPDARKKQPEVGGQVNPIPVEVE, from the exons ATGGGGCAGATCGAGTGGGCCATGTGGGCGAACGAGCAGGCGCTCGCCGCCGGGCTCA TCCTGCTGACGGGCGGGATCGTGGCCGTGGCTGGGCAGTTCAAGGGCTGGTACTTCGCGGCGTATTCCAT CGCGGCAGGCGTCCTGGTGTGCCTGCTCGAGTATCCCAGGAGCAAGCGGAAAAAGGGCTCCACCATGGAGAGGTG TGGCCAGAAGTACCTGACAGCCGTGGTGAAGCTGTTGGGGCCCCTCACCAGGAATTATTACATCCGAGCCGTCCTCCACGCCGC cctggctgtccctgctggatTCCTCCTCTCCACCATCCTGGGCACCGTCTGCCTGGGCATCGCCAGCGGCATCTACCTGCTG gctgcagttcgAGGGGAGGAGTGGAGACCCATCGAGCAGAAGCCCCGGGAGCGGCCACAAGTGGGGGGCACCATCAAGCAGCCCCCCAGCAACCCCCCACCCCGGCCGCCCCCCGACGCCCGCAAGAAGCAGCCGGAGGTGGGGGGGCAGGTGAACCCCATCCCTGTGGAGGTGGAATAG
- the MVD gene encoding diphosphomevalonate decarboxylase, translating to MAAERALAMATCTAPVNIAVIKYWGKRDTDLILPINSSLSVTLHQDQLKTTTTAAASRDFMEDRLWLNGKEADVGHPRVQACLREVRRLARKRRGGGEDTAALSLSYKIHIASENNFPTAAGLASSAAGYACLVSALARLYGLEEELSEVARRGSGSACRSMFGGFVQWQRGERPDGTDSLALQVAPETHWPELRVLVLVVSGEKKPVGSTAGMQTSVETSPLLKHRAEVVVPERLAQMMQYIQERDFEGFGQLAMRDSNQFHATCLDTFPPIFYLTDVSRHIIALAHRYNAHHGHTKVAYTFDAGPNAVVFALADTVAEFVEVVRRSFPPAANGDQFVRGLPVGSAALPQELLAAVVTEPVPGAVQYILHTKPGPGPQLVDDPSQHLLGADGLPRSRA from the exons ATGGCGGCGGAGCGCGCGCTGGCCATGGCGACCTGCACGGCCCCCGTGAACATCGCCGTGATCAAGTACT GGGGCAAGCGTGACACTGACCTCATCCTGCCCATCAACTCCTCCCTGAGCGTGACGCTGCATCAGGACCAG CTCAAGACCACCACGACGGCGGCCGCCAGCCGGGATTTCATGGAGGACCGGCTGTGGCTCAACGGGAAGGAGGCGGACGTGGGGCACCCGCGGGTCCAGGCCTGTCTGCGCGAGG tgCGGCGCCTGGCGCGGAAGCGCCGCGGGGGCGGTGAGGACACGGCGGCGCTCAGCCTGTCCTACAAAATCCACATCGCCTCCGAGAACAACTTCCCCACGGCCGCCGGGCTCGCCTCGTCCGCCGCCGGCTACGCCTGCCTGG TGTCGGCGCTGGCCCGGCTCTATgggctggaggaggagctgTCCGAGGTGGCCCGGCGGGGCTCGGGCAGTGCCTGTCGCAGCATGTTCGGCGGCTTCGTGCAGTGGCAGCGCGGGGAGCGCCCCGATGGCACCGacagcctggccctgcaggTGGCCCCCGAGACGCACTGGCCGGAGCTCCGCGTCCTCGTCCTGGTG GTCAGTGGGGAGAAGAAGCCGGTGGGCAGCACGGCGGGCATGCAGACCAGTGTGGAGACCAGTCCCCTGCTGAAG CACCGGGCAGAGGTGGTGGTCCCCGAGCGCCTGGCCCAGATGATGCAGTACATCCAGGAGCGGGACTTCGAGGGCTTTGGCCAGCTGGCCATGAGGGACAGCAACCAGTTCCACGCCACCTGCCTCGACACCTTCCCGCCCATCTTCTACCTCACGGACGTGTCGCGCCACATCATCGCGCTGGCACACCGCTACAACGCCCACCACGGCCACACCAAG GTCGCCTACACCTTCGACGCCGGCCCCAATGCCGTCGTCTTCGCGCTGGCCGACACCGTGGCCGAGTTCGTGGAGGTGGTGAGGCGCAGCTTTCCCCCTGCTGCCAACGGGGACCA GTTTGTCCGGGGGCTGCCCGTGGGCTCGGCCGCGCTGccgcaggagctgctggccgCCGTGGTCACCGAGCCTGTGCCGGGGGCTGTCCAGTACATCCTGCACACCAAG cctggccctggtCCCCAGCTCGTGGATGACCCCAGCCAGCACCTCCTGGGCGCGGATGGGCTGCCCCGGAGCCGTGCCTGA
- the RNF166 gene encoding E3 ubiquitin-protein ligase RNF166, which translates to MFRSLLVAAAQRPQGPAGPPRAAPGPGPGAAAEALEAQFSCPICLEVFHRAVGIAGCGHTFCGECLQPCLQVPSPLCPLCRVPFDPKKVEKASSVEKQLSSYKAPCRGCSKKVTLAKMRSHVSSCAKVQEQMANCPKFVPVVPTSQPIPSNIPNRSTFVCPYCGARNLDQQELVKHCMENHRNDPNKVVCPVCSAMPWGDPSYKSANFLQHLLHRHKFSYDTFVDYNIDEEAALQAALALSLSEN; encoded by the exons atgttCCGGAGCCTGCTGGTGGCGGCGGCGCAGCGGCCGCagggcccggccgggcccccccgcgccgcccccgggcccgggcccggggccgcggccgaGGCGCTGGAGGCGCAGTTCAGCTGCCCCATCTGCCTGGAGGTTTTCCACCGCGCCGTCGGCATCGCGGGCTGCGGGCACAC GTTTTGTGGGGAatgcctgcagccctgcctgcaggtgCCCTCCCCGCTGTGCCCGCTCTGCCGCGTGCCCTTCGATCCCAAAAaggtggagaaggcttccagcGTGGAGAAGCAGCTCTCGTCCTACAAGGCTccctgcagaggctgcagcaaGAAG GTGACCCTGGCCAAAATGCGCTCTCACGTCTCGTCCTGCGCCAAGGTGCAGGAGCAGATGGCCAACTGCCCCAAGTTTGTTCCAGTTGTCCCCACATCCCAGCCTATTCCCAG CAACATTCCCAACCGCTCCACGTTCGTGTGCCCGTACTGCGGGGCGCGGAACCTGGaccagcaggagctggtgaAGCACTGCATGGAGAACCACCGCAACGACCCCAACAAAGTG gtgTGCCCGGTGTGCTCGGCCATGCCCTGGGGGGATCCCAGCTACAAGAGTGCCAActtcctgcagcacctgctccACAGGCACAAGTTCTCCTACGACACCTTCGTG GATTACAACATCGACGAGGAGGCAGCGTTGCAGGCggccctggctctgtccctCTCTGAGAACTGA